A stretch of the Lolium perenne isolate Kyuss_39 chromosome 3, Kyuss_2.0, whole genome shotgun sequence genome encodes the following:
- the LOC127323544 gene encoding uncharacterized protein isoform X1, whose translation MLPALAATSPTKHASPAVSSLGCYHRHHHGVLLHLRRLPSLAAAGRSRGRLLASAFASADGGAGQDVGSSESTASSGSAYVGLFVRMLGLDNDALDREHAICTLRHYSLGGQKCIDEIMQFPGCITLIIGLLKSESIRACEAAAGLLHNITSVKLYRDVAIESGAMEEIFSRLLKSTITPEMKEQCLCTIWNFSTDENLRYKILGSDMLIPIVRFLDDEDIKVKEAASGIISNLTLSHPYHGDLVEAGVIPKLVHLLQTKEDDYKIVRKEARSSLLELSADDNYHALIVEEGLVRVPLVGSSAYKAFRPQPHSWPSFPDGSEIQRSSRPSKYGATELLLGLSVSEHKTEPDEAKVNAMIGRSNQQFLARVGAIELDDEGKEQSETQRNDLYTILPWVDGVARLVLIIGLEDVSAIAKAANAIGNASLNEHMRTSFKEAGAVRPLLQLLVHSDLPVREATAYALEKLSVSSKVCEMIRGEAGLELLANVVKDPDTPVELLEKMIDILRRVLDMETSMIAEPDHSASTGSEDIVNDEKRSQGNVDGGISGTFYKSLKQDEMASESIFDFDVISRLTKVLKESSPSLQAKCATVLEHLAASEQHATSMTASCTASVIETVLEMGVISGTIGGPENLDEPPTLVIEVSQAVAATLRLLTKLLNFDIFVLSINTVKIVILLRSMLKSNIPLHSKDWITECLVKLESRDGLVDRSFGGIGMEITIYHTIPRLVEQLMTSFSFEKKRKAVIELNRIISGGVVEYTRAVATAGVIFPLVKMLEESEGDVLEASLAVLYNLSMDPENHPAIIAAGAVPLLKRIVHVGSPHWNHALQLLRALPV comes from the exons ATGCTTCCGGCCCTCGCCGCCACCTCACCGACGAAGCACGCCTCTCCCGCAGTCTCCAGCCTCGGGTGCTACCACCGTCACCACCACGGCGTCCTGCTGCACCTCCGCCGCCTCCCTTCTTTAGCCGCCGCCGGCCGCTCTCGCGGTCGCCTCCTGGCCAGCGCATTCGCCTCCGCTGATGGTGGCGCTGGACAG GATGTTGGTAGTTCTGAGAGCACCGCAAGCTCAGGATCTGCATATGTTGGTCTATTTGTTCGAATGCTTGGCTTGGACAATGACGCCCTTGACAGGGAACATGCTATTTGCACACTCCGGCATTACTCCCTTGGTGGGCAGAAGTGCATCGATGAGAtcatgcagttcccaggttgtatCACCCTCATCATCGGCCTCCTGAAGTCAGAGTCCATCCGTGCTTGTGAAGCAGCGGCAGGCCTTTTGCATAATATAACTTCAGTGAAGTTATATAGAGATGTGGCAATTGAGAGTGGAGCAATGGAAGAAATATTTAGCCGGCTCCTTAAATCTACGATAACCCCAGAG ATGAAGGAGCAGTGTCTGTGTACCATTTGGAACTTCTCCACTGATGAAAATCTGCGGTACAAGATTTTAGGGAGTGATATGCTAATACCGATTGTAAGGTTCCTAGATGATGAAGATATAAAAGTCAAAGAGGCTGCTTCTGGTATCATATCAAATTTAACTTTAAGTCACCCTTATCATGGAGATCTGGTCGAAGCAGGCGTAATTCCGAAACTG GTTCATCTTTTGCAAACCAAAGAAGATGATTATAAAATTGTCAGAAAGGAAGCTAGAAGTTCCTTATTGGAACTATCCGCGGATGATAATTACCATGCCCTTATAGTAGAGGAGGGTCTAGTCCGGGTTCCTCTGGTAGGCTCTTCTGCATATAAAGCCTTCAGACCTCAACCTCATTCATGGCCCTCTTTTCCTGACGGTTCTGAAATTCAGCGGAGCTCTCGGCCTTCAAAATATGGTGCAACCGAGTTGCTTCTTGGCCTGAGTGTCAGTGAGCACAAAACTGAACCAGATGAAGCTAAAGTTAACGCTATGATAGGGCGTTCTAATCAACAATTTCTTGCACGTGTTGGAGCTATTGAGTTGGACGATGAAGGGAAAGAACAATCTGAAACTCAAAGGAATGATCTCTATACAATCTTACCATGGGTAGATGGTGTTGCACGGCTAGTTTTAATCATTGGTCTTGAAGATGTCTCTGCAATTGCAAAGGCTGCTAATGCAATTGGTAATGCATCATTAAATGAACACATGCGCACTTCATTCAAGGAAGCTGGGGCGGTTAGACCTTTACTTCAGTTGCTGGTGCATAGTGATCTACCTGTTAGAGAAGCAACTGCTTATGCATTGGAAAAACTAAGTGTCAG TTCCAAAGTTTGTGAGATGATCAGAGGAGAAGCTGGTCTAGAACTGCTTGCAAATGTAGTGAAGGATCCAGATACGCCAGTAGAACTACTGGAGAAG ATGATCGATATACTTCGTCGAGTACTCGATATGGAGACCAGCATGATTGCTGAG CCAGATCACAGTGCTAGTACTGGATCTGAGGATATAGTGAATGATGAAAAGCGCAGTCAAGGTAATGTAGATGGTGGGATCAGTGGAACATTTTACAAATCATTGAAACAAGACGAGATGGCTAG CGAGTCAATCTTTGACTTTGACGTCATCTCACGCTTAACCAAAGTTCTAAAGGAATCATCTCCAAGCTTGCAAGCAAAATGTGCTACTGTCCTGGAGCATTTAGCAGCTTCTGAGCAACATGCCACTTCCATGACTGCTTCTTGCACTGCGTCAGTGATTGAAACTGTTCTGGAAATGGGGGTTATTAGTG GAACAATAGGTGGTCCTGAAAATCTTGACGAGCCTCCGACTCTTGTGATTGAAGTCAGTCAGGCTGTGGCTGCAACTCTGAGGTTACTGACGAAGTTATTGAACTTTGATATTTTTGTTCTCAGCATAAATACTGTGAAAATTGTTATTCTGTTAAGAAGCATGCTCAAGTCCAATATCCCCCTACACTCAAAGGATTGGATCACAGAATGCCTCGTTAAGCTAGAATCAAGGGATGGCTTGGTTGATCGGAGTTTTGGTGGTATAGGCATGGAGATAACTATCTACCACACTATTCCCAGGCTAGTTGAGCAGCTGATGACCTCATTTTCttttgaaaagaaaagaaaagctgTAATAGAGCTGAACAGGATAATATCTGGAGGTGTGGTGGAATACACAAGAGCGGTTGCCACAGCTGGAGTTATATTTCCACTGGTGAAAATGCTTGAAGAGAGTGAAGGGGATGTATTGGAAGCTAGTCTCGCTGTCTTGTATAATCTAAGCATGGATCCAGAGAATCACCCAGCAATAATTGCTGCTGGAGCAGTGCCTCTGTTGAAGCGGATTGTGCATGTGGGAAGCCCACACTGGAATCACGCTCTTCAGTTGCTGCGGGCATTGCCCGTATGA
- the LOC127323544 gene encoding uncharacterized protein isoform X2, whose product MLPALAATSPTKHASPAVSSLGCYHRHHHGVLLHLRRLPSLAAAGRSRGRLLASAFASADGGAGQDVGSSESTASSGSAYVGLFVRMLGLDNDALDREHAICTLRHYSLGGQKCIDEIMQFPGCITLIIGLLKSESIRACEAAAGLLHNITSVKLYRDVAIESGAMEEIFSRLLKSTITPEMKEQCLCTIWNFSTDENLRYKILGSDMLIPIVRFLDDEDIKVKEAASGIISNLTLSHPYHGDLVEAGVIPKLVHLLQTKEDDYKIVRKEARSSLLELSADDNYHALIVEEGLVRVPLVGSSAYKAFRPQPHSWPSFPDGSEIQRSSRPSKYGATELLLGLSVSEHKTEPDEAKVNAMIGRSNQQFLARVGAIELDDEGKEQSETQRNDLYTILPWVDGVARLVLIIGLEDVSAIAKAANAIGNASLNEHMRTSFKEAGAVRPLLQLLVHSDLPVREATAYALEKLSVSSKVCEMIRGEAGLELLANVVKDPDTPVELLEKMIDILRRVLDMETSMIAEPDHSASTGSEDIVNDEKRSQGNVDGGISGTFYKSLKQDEMASESIFDFDVISRLTKVLKESSPSLQAKCATVLEHLAASEQHATSMTASCTASVIETVLEMGVISGGPENLDEPPTLVIEVSQAVAATLRLLTKLLNFDIFVLSINTVKIVILLRSMLKSNIPLHSKDWITECLVKLESRDGLVDRSFGGIGMEITIYHTIPRLVEQLMTSFSFEKKRKAVIELNRIISGGVVEYTRAVATAGVIFPLVKMLEESEGDVLEASLAVLYNLSMDPENHPAIIAAGAVPLLKRIVHVGSPHWNHALQLLRALPV is encoded by the exons ATGCTTCCGGCCCTCGCCGCCACCTCACCGACGAAGCACGCCTCTCCCGCAGTCTCCAGCCTCGGGTGCTACCACCGTCACCACCACGGCGTCCTGCTGCACCTCCGCCGCCTCCCTTCTTTAGCCGCCGCCGGCCGCTCTCGCGGTCGCCTCCTGGCCAGCGCATTCGCCTCCGCTGATGGTGGCGCTGGACAG GATGTTGGTAGTTCTGAGAGCACCGCAAGCTCAGGATCTGCATATGTTGGTCTATTTGTTCGAATGCTTGGCTTGGACAATGACGCCCTTGACAGGGAACATGCTATTTGCACACTCCGGCATTACTCCCTTGGTGGGCAGAAGTGCATCGATGAGAtcatgcagttcccaggttgtatCACCCTCATCATCGGCCTCCTGAAGTCAGAGTCCATCCGTGCTTGTGAAGCAGCGGCAGGCCTTTTGCATAATATAACTTCAGTGAAGTTATATAGAGATGTGGCAATTGAGAGTGGAGCAATGGAAGAAATATTTAGCCGGCTCCTTAAATCTACGATAACCCCAGAG ATGAAGGAGCAGTGTCTGTGTACCATTTGGAACTTCTCCACTGATGAAAATCTGCGGTACAAGATTTTAGGGAGTGATATGCTAATACCGATTGTAAGGTTCCTAGATGATGAAGATATAAAAGTCAAAGAGGCTGCTTCTGGTATCATATCAAATTTAACTTTAAGTCACCCTTATCATGGAGATCTGGTCGAAGCAGGCGTAATTCCGAAACTG GTTCATCTTTTGCAAACCAAAGAAGATGATTATAAAATTGTCAGAAAGGAAGCTAGAAGTTCCTTATTGGAACTATCCGCGGATGATAATTACCATGCCCTTATAGTAGAGGAGGGTCTAGTCCGGGTTCCTCTGGTAGGCTCTTCTGCATATAAAGCCTTCAGACCTCAACCTCATTCATGGCCCTCTTTTCCTGACGGTTCTGAAATTCAGCGGAGCTCTCGGCCTTCAAAATATGGTGCAACCGAGTTGCTTCTTGGCCTGAGTGTCAGTGAGCACAAAACTGAACCAGATGAAGCTAAAGTTAACGCTATGATAGGGCGTTCTAATCAACAATTTCTTGCACGTGTTGGAGCTATTGAGTTGGACGATGAAGGGAAAGAACAATCTGAAACTCAAAGGAATGATCTCTATACAATCTTACCATGGGTAGATGGTGTTGCACGGCTAGTTTTAATCATTGGTCTTGAAGATGTCTCTGCAATTGCAAAGGCTGCTAATGCAATTGGTAATGCATCATTAAATGAACACATGCGCACTTCATTCAAGGAAGCTGGGGCGGTTAGACCTTTACTTCAGTTGCTGGTGCATAGTGATCTACCTGTTAGAGAAGCAACTGCTTATGCATTGGAAAAACTAAGTGTCAG TTCCAAAGTTTGTGAGATGATCAGAGGAGAAGCTGGTCTAGAACTGCTTGCAAATGTAGTGAAGGATCCAGATACGCCAGTAGAACTACTGGAGAAG ATGATCGATATACTTCGTCGAGTACTCGATATGGAGACCAGCATGATTGCTGAG CCAGATCACAGTGCTAGTACTGGATCTGAGGATATAGTGAATGATGAAAAGCGCAGTCAAGGTAATGTAGATGGTGGGATCAGTGGAACATTTTACAAATCATTGAAACAAGACGAGATGGCTAG CGAGTCAATCTTTGACTTTGACGTCATCTCACGCTTAACCAAAGTTCTAAAGGAATCATCTCCAAGCTTGCAAGCAAAATGTGCTACTGTCCTGGAGCATTTAGCAGCTTCTGAGCAACATGCCACTTCCATGACTGCTTCTTGCACTGCGTCAGTGATTGAAACTGTTCTGGAAATGGGGGTTATTAGTG GTGGTCCTGAAAATCTTGACGAGCCTCCGACTCTTGTGATTGAAGTCAGTCAGGCTGTGGCTGCAACTCTGAGGTTACTGACGAAGTTATTGAACTTTGATATTTTTGTTCTCAGCATAAATACTGTGAAAATTGTTATTCTGTTAAGAAGCATGCTCAAGTCCAATATCCCCCTACACTCAAAGGATTGGATCACAGAATGCCTCGTTAAGCTAGAATCAAGGGATGGCTTGGTTGATCGGAGTTTTGGTGGTATAGGCATGGAGATAACTATCTACCACACTATTCCCAGGCTAGTTGAGCAGCTGATGACCTCATTTTCttttgaaaagaaaagaaaagctgTAATAGAGCTGAACAGGATAATATCTGGAGGTGTGGTGGAATACACAAGAGCGGTTGCCACAGCTGGAGTTATATTTCCACTGGTGAAAATGCTTGAAGAGAGTGAAGGGGATGTATTGGAAGCTAGTCTCGCTGTCTTGTATAATCTAAGCATGGATCCAGAGAATCACCCAGCAATAATTGCTGCTGGAGCAGTGCCTCTGTTGAAGCGGATTGTGCATGTGGGAAGCCCACACTGGAATCACGCTCTTCAGTTGCTGCGGGCATTGCCCGTATGA
- the LOC127323544 gene encoding uncharacterized protein isoform X3, which yields MLPALAATSPTKHASPAVSSLGCYHRHHHGVLLHLRRLPSLAAAGRSRGRLLASAFASADGGAGQMKEQCLCTIWNFSTDENLRYKILGSDMLIPIVRFLDDEDIKVKEAASGIISNLTLSHPYHGDLVEAGVIPKLVHLLQTKEDDYKIVRKEARSSLLELSADDNYHALIVEEGLVRVPLVGSSAYKAFRPQPHSWPSFPDGSEIQRSSRPSKYGATELLLGLSVSEHKTEPDEAKVNAMIGRSNQQFLARVGAIELDDEGKEQSETQRNDLYTILPWVDGVARLVLIIGLEDVSAIAKAANAIGNASLNEHMRTSFKEAGAVRPLLQLLVHSDLPVREATAYALEKLSVSSKVCEMIRGEAGLELLANVVKDPDTPVELLEKMIDILRRVLDMETSMIAEPDHSASTGSEDIVNDEKRSQGNVDGGISGTFYKSLKQDEMASESIFDFDVISRLTKVLKESSPSLQAKCATVLEHLAASEQHATSMTASCTASVIETVLEMGVISGTIGGPENLDEPPTLVIEVSQAVAATLRLLTKLLNFDIFVLSINTVKIVILLRSMLKSNIPLHSKDWITECLVKLESRDGLVDRSFGGIGMEITIYHTIPRLVEQLMTSFSFEKKRKAVIELNRIISGGVVEYTRAVATAGVIFPLVKMLEESEGDVLEASLAVLYNLSMDPENHPAIIAAGAVPLLKRIVHVGSPHWNHALQLLRALPV from the exons ATGCTTCCGGCCCTCGCCGCCACCTCACCGACGAAGCACGCCTCTCCCGCAGTCTCCAGCCTCGGGTGCTACCACCGTCACCACCACGGCGTCCTGCTGCACCTCCGCCGCCTCCCTTCTTTAGCCGCCGCCGGCCGCTCTCGCGGTCGCCTCCTGGCCAGCGCATTCGCCTCCGCTGATGGTGGCGCTGGACAG ATGAAGGAGCAGTGTCTGTGTACCATTTGGAACTTCTCCACTGATGAAAATCTGCGGTACAAGATTTTAGGGAGTGATATGCTAATACCGATTGTAAGGTTCCTAGATGATGAAGATATAAAAGTCAAAGAGGCTGCTTCTGGTATCATATCAAATTTAACTTTAAGTCACCCTTATCATGGAGATCTGGTCGAAGCAGGCGTAATTCCGAAACTG GTTCATCTTTTGCAAACCAAAGAAGATGATTATAAAATTGTCAGAAAGGAAGCTAGAAGTTCCTTATTGGAACTATCCGCGGATGATAATTACCATGCCCTTATAGTAGAGGAGGGTCTAGTCCGGGTTCCTCTGGTAGGCTCTTCTGCATATAAAGCCTTCAGACCTCAACCTCATTCATGGCCCTCTTTTCCTGACGGTTCTGAAATTCAGCGGAGCTCTCGGCCTTCAAAATATGGTGCAACCGAGTTGCTTCTTGGCCTGAGTGTCAGTGAGCACAAAACTGAACCAGATGAAGCTAAAGTTAACGCTATGATAGGGCGTTCTAATCAACAATTTCTTGCACGTGTTGGAGCTATTGAGTTGGACGATGAAGGGAAAGAACAATCTGAAACTCAAAGGAATGATCTCTATACAATCTTACCATGGGTAGATGGTGTTGCACGGCTAGTTTTAATCATTGGTCTTGAAGATGTCTCTGCAATTGCAAAGGCTGCTAATGCAATTGGTAATGCATCATTAAATGAACACATGCGCACTTCATTCAAGGAAGCTGGGGCGGTTAGACCTTTACTTCAGTTGCTGGTGCATAGTGATCTACCTGTTAGAGAAGCAACTGCTTATGCATTGGAAAAACTAAGTGTCAG TTCCAAAGTTTGTGAGATGATCAGAGGAGAAGCTGGTCTAGAACTGCTTGCAAATGTAGTGAAGGATCCAGATACGCCAGTAGAACTACTGGAGAAG ATGATCGATATACTTCGTCGAGTACTCGATATGGAGACCAGCATGATTGCTGAG CCAGATCACAGTGCTAGTACTGGATCTGAGGATATAGTGAATGATGAAAAGCGCAGTCAAGGTAATGTAGATGGTGGGATCAGTGGAACATTTTACAAATCATTGAAACAAGACGAGATGGCTAG CGAGTCAATCTTTGACTTTGACGTCATCTCACGCTTAACCAAAGTTCTAAAGGAATCATCTCCAAGCTTGCAAGCAAAATGTGCTACTGTCCTGGAGCATTTAGCAGCTTCTGAGCAACATGCCACTTCCATGACTGCTTCTTGCACTGCGTCAGTGATTGAAACTGTTCTGGAAATGGGGGTTATTAGTG GAACAATAGGTGGTCCTGAAAATCTTGACGAGCCTCCGACTCTTGTGATTGAAGTCAGTCAGGCTGTGGCTGCAACTCTGAGGTTACTGACGAAGTTATTGAACTTTGATATTTTTGTTCTCAGCATAAATACTGTGAAAATTGTTATTCTGTTAAGAAGCATGCTCAAGTCCAATATCCCCCTACACTCAAAGGATTGGATCACAGAATGCCTCGTTAAGCTAGAATCAAGGGATGGCTTGGTTGATCGGAGTTTTGGTGGTATAGGCATGGAGATAACTATCTACCACACTATTCCCAGGCTAGTTGAGCAGCTGATGACCTCATTTTCttttgaaaagaaaagaaaagctgTAATAGAGCTGAACAGGATAATATCTGGAGGTGTGGTGGAATACACAAGAGCGGTTGCCACAGCTGGAGTTATATTTCCACTGGTGAAAATGCTTGAAGAGAGTGAAGGGGATGTATTGGAAGCTAGTCTCGCTGTCTTGTATAATCTAAGCATGGATCCAGAGAATCACCCAGCAATAATTGCTGCTGGAGCAGTGCCTCTGTTGAAGCGGATTGTGCATGTGGGAAGCCCACACTGGAATCACGCTCTTCAGTTGCTGCGGGCATTGCCCGTATGA